Proteins encoded together in one Otariodibacter oris window:
- a CDS encoding ATP-binding cassette domain-containing protein has protein sequence MPLLEVENLSKRFTDRISLFRKEDFYAVKNVSFSLENQETLAIIGANGAGKSTLAKMLVGITKPTSGQIKFEGKQLSHGDYAFRAKKIRMIFQDPNDAFDPNYNMGQILDSPLKLATNLSEQARNDRIFRALKLVGMYPEYALIDISEASSSQKQRLALARALILNPDIIIFDDSLNALDFSVKSQLTNLMLNLQERLGISYIYVGQNLGLIKHIADKLMVMDDGEVVEYGETKEILISPKHAITKRLIESYFGKNLTVSSWVPENDM, from the coding sequence ATGCCATTACTTGAAGTTGAAAATCTCAGCAAACGTTTTACAGATCGTATTAGCCTGTTTAGAAAAGAAGATTTTTATGCGGTTAAAAATGTTTCTTTTTCCCTTGAAAATCAGGAAACTTTGGCAATTATTGGAGCCAATGGTGCGGGGAAATCAACGTTAGCTAAGATGCTAGTTGGAATTACTAAGCCAACATCAGGTCAAATAAAATTTGAAGGAAAACAACTTAGCCATGGTGATTATGCTTTTCGAGCGAAGAAAATCAGGATGATTTTCCAAGATCCGAATGATGCTTTCGATCCTAATTATAATATGGGACAGATTTTAGATTCACCATTAAAGCTTGCAACTAATTTATCCGAACAAGCGAGAAATGATCGTATTTTCAGAGCATTAAAGTTAGTCGGGATGTATCCTGAGTATGCATTAATTGATATTAGTGAGGCATCAAGTAGCCAAAAACAGCGATTAGCACTCGCTCGAGCATTGATTTTGAATCCAGATATTATTATTTTTGATGATAGCTTGAATGCACTTGATTTTTCAGTGAAAAGTCAACTGACAAATTTAATGTTAAACTTACAAGAGCGTTTAGGCATATCTTACATTTATGTTGGTCAAAATTTAGGTTTAATTAAGCATATTGCAGATAAATTAATGGTTATGGATGATGGAGAGGTTGTTGAATATGGGGAAACTAAAGAAATATTAATTTCCCCAAAGCATGCGATTACAAAAAGATTGATCGAAAGTTATTTTGGAAAGAATTTAACAGTAAGTTC